TCATCGATTGTTGCAAAGTCATCCATAAAAAATTCTTAAAGTCCTATATTTTATAAATTATTGCCTCTTTCCGTATGGTATGGCTCTTACTGATGCATATATTGAATCATTTTTTAACCAATTAGGGGAGGATGCTTCGCTTGATAAAAAAGGTATTGCGCAACTTAAACTCGCTTTATGTAAAACGCACAAGATTCGCGAAGTGCCAACTGATATCGAAATGCTTATTCGAGCGCCTAAGCATCTTGCCAAATCCTTTCGAAAGCGCTTGCAAACTAAGCCTAATCGTTCTCTTTCTGGTGTTGCGCCTGTTGCTATTATGACTAGTCCTGCTCCTTGTCCTCATGGGAAATGTACAACGTGTCCTGGCGGCATTGCTAGTCCGTGGGGTGATATTCCGCAAAGTTACACTGGTGTTGAGCCTGCAACGATGCGCGCTATACGTGCAAATTATGATGCATATCTGCAAGTGTTTAATCGTCTTGAACAGTATCTTGTGACTGGCCACGTAGCTGATAAGGTTGATTTAATCGTTATGGGTGGTACGTTTCCAGCGCGAGAAGAATCGTATCAAGATGAGTTTATTATGTATGCCTTTAAGGCTATGAATGATTTTTCAAACCAATTCTTTACTAGTGATGGTGTGTTTAATCTTGATTATTTTAAAGAATTCTTTGAACTTCCCGGGCCTGTGGGTGATGAAGATAGAACTAAACGTATTCAAGAGCGCATTCTTAAACTTAAAACAACATCTGAACTCTTTTTAGAGCAAGAAAAAAATGAAACAGCGGTTATTCGCTGTATAGGACTTACTATTGAGACTCGTCCCGATTTCGCTCTAGAACCTCACGCTAAAAAAATGCTTGCTCAAGGTTGTACTCGCGTCGAACTTGGCGTGCAAAGTACGTATGATGATGCTCTTGCAAAAATTAATCGCGGTCACACGGTTGCTGATAACAAAAAAGCAGCGCGTGTACTCAAAGATTTTGGTTTCAAATTGAATTTTCATATGATGCTTGGTCTTCCCAGCGTTACTAAAGAACAAGACATTGTAGCGTTAAAAACGCTCTTCACTGACAGTGATTATCAGCCTGATATGCTTAAGCTCTATCCTTGTATGGTGCTTGCAGGAACACAGCTTGAGAAAGATTTCAAAGCAGGACTATTTACGCCTTTAGCAACTGATGAAGCAGCAATTATTATTGCAGAAAGCATTCCTTTTGTTCCTAAATTTTGCCGTATCATGCGTGTGCAAAGAGACATTCCGACTTATCGAACGATGGGTGGTGTTGCAAGGACTAATCTTCGCCAATATGTTGATATTGTTATGAAAGCTCGTGGAATAGTAAGTAAAGATATTCGCGCGCGTGAAGCGGGAAGAAAAAAACCAACTAAATCTGCTGACATCCAGACAACAATTATGCAGTATTCTGCATCTGGTGGTGAAGAGTTTTTTATTGCAATAGATGATGTTGCTAATGATATATTGTATGGTTTTTGTCGCCTTCGTTTTCCAGGAGCGCAACTCAGTGAGCAATTCACGTCTAAGACGGCAATTATTCGCGAGCTTCATGTATATGGTGCAGCCGTTGGTATTGGCGAATCAGTTCTAGATGCAACGCAGCATAAAGGCTATGGTAAGCAGCTTGTTGCAACGGCAGAACGTATTGCAAAAGAACATGGTTATAACAAAATGCTTGTCATTAGTGGCGTTGGTGTTCGTATGTATTACCAGAAACTTGGTTATAATAAAGAATTACCTTATATGGCGAAATTGCTTTGATGTTTCTTTTGGCTCTATTTAGACTAGTTTGGTTATGCTGCCTAAAAGATTTCTTAAGGCAAACAACTGTTAGGCAAACAAATTGTGCGCTACTGGGCGTAAAATAATGTTGTGTTATGCTCAAAAAGAGGACAACAGCATAAGCAACAGGGGTATTGCGAGTTTATTTGTTGATAAACTCTTGCAAAGCTTCACGTGAATAATTCTTTGCGGTAGATAACTTAATTCCTTTCTATACACAACCTTTCTTTCCAAACCTTTTTAAATGACAGCTTTCTCAACTAGTACTATGAGTTTTAGCCAATACGTAGCAGATCATCTTTCTAATATCCTGACCATCGGATTTTATGTCTTAGTCATTCTTCTCCTTGTTATTTATCGTAAGAAATTTGATTTTCAAGGAAAAATAATTGCGATGCGTAGAACAAAATTTGGTGTGAAGTTTATCGATAAATATGCAGCAAAACATAAAGAAACGATTAAGATTTTAGGTTATGTTGGTATTGGTGTTGGTTTTATTGGTATGGTATACATTTTTATTTACATTCTTGGAGCAGTTGTGAAATTATTTACTCATCCTGCTGGTCCTGCAGCTTTATCTCCCGTGCTTCCCGGTGTAAATATTCCTGGTAGTCCCTTGTTTATTCCATTATGGGTATTAATTCCTTTATTTATTGTTATTGTCTTACACGAATTAGGTCACGGTCTTGTTGCAAAGGCTCATGGATTAAAAATTAAAAGTACTGGTTTTGTTTTTTTTGGTCCCCTTGCGGGCGCATTTGTCGAGCCTGATGAGAAAAAATTACAAAAAGCAAATGATGTGGTGCAATATTCGGTGTTTGCTGCAGGTCCATTTGCTAATGCACTTACTGGAGCCGTGGTTCTTGCAATTTTAGCATTGGTGCTGAATCCTTTAACTGGCCTAATGGTAAATCAAGATGGTTTTTCTGTATCTGAAGTAACACCTGATTTTCCTGCAGCAATTGCAGGTCTTGAGCCTAGCGTGACGTATGATATGGTGAATGGTTTACCTGTTGAAACACATGAAGCATTAATTGAAGCATTAGCTGTTTTAGAACCTGGTGACGCGATTACTATTGGTAATAATACTAGTTCTTATGTGATTACAACAACTACGCATCCCGAAGATGAATCAAAAGCGTATATTGGTGTGATGGGTATTCAGACTGAATTTGTAACAAAAGAAAATGTTCCTCAATGGTCATTTAAAATAATGATGTTTCTTCGACAATTCTTTTTTTGGATGTTTGTCTTAAGTCTTGGTTTAGGAGCGTTTAACTTACTACCTCTTGGTCCTGTTGATGGTGGTCGAATGATTCAACTTGTTCTTCTAAGAACTGTTGGTGAGAAGAAAGGTCATAAAATTTGGGTAAAACTTGCACTCATGCTTGTTGTGATAATTCTTTTTTTACTTTTTGTTCCTATTATTCGCGCCGTTATTGGTGCTTAAATAACTCAATTACCAATACTGCCTTGTAAACTTCTCGAATCAATTATTTCGAGAATTAGTTGAGAAATTGTCGCGTTTGATGATGATTACTTTGTAAGCAGAGCTTGCAATAAATCTGCGCAGTATTGACTTGCAACAAAAGAATCTAAAACCAACTTCTCACTCGTTTTCGACTGACAAACTTCGCGAGTTTTTTTTCAACGTCAGGAACGTTAAACTTTTTTTCATCTTCTCGAAATGCTTTAGTATGATAACTTGCTCGCCCATTTTTTGTGGTGAATAAGTGTTTTTTATGAAGTAATTCATGATATAAAACGAACCTTAAAAGTTCTTCATTTTCTTGTAGAACGGTGCTAATGGTTACGGTGTCTGTTGAGTAATTATAATGTCCTAGTGTTGATGTGGAGTCTTGGCCGAATTTGAGATTTGGCATATCCAGCAATCCATTAAAATAGGTCTCGTTAAGTTCCCAAAAAAGTTTTTCTAAATAAGAATTGCTTTGTTTTCGCTCTGCATAGCGGTTCATGTGCTTGATAAAGTTATGATAGAATTCTTGCTCAAGCGTGGAGATTTTTGTTTTGTACACTTTATTAAGAAGATGTTGTATGATACCGATAATGACATCGTCTTCAGACTCTAAGAATTTTTTAGAAAGCGAGAATTCAAGTTTCTCTATACTGTGATATGCTTTAAGAATACGTACGTTACCATTATAGTCGCTGAATTTCCCCGAGTATTTCATAACAAGTACTGGTTGTTGCCTATTGGGAAAAAGATTTAAGAACGCTCTTTGTGCAAGTTCATCATTCATTATAAAAAAAAGATTTGCGCGCTTAAAAACTTTCTGTATCGCAACGGCTTTCTTTTAACAAAGATATTTTGTTGTCTGTTGCGAAGAGTTGGCAATTTGCTTTGCAAGAAGTAATTTTTACGAACAATTCAAGACAAATCCAATGCTAGCACAACAAAAATCTCGTTTCATCATAATGTACATTTCTTATTTATTTTTCTAAATTATACAGGAAAGTTTTCCTTGTAAAAAAGCTGGTTTAACCAAATCTTTTTATACTTCTTATAAAATCAAACTAGTATGATTATTGTTCGAGATCCTTTATATGGCATTATTGAAGTTGAAAATGAATTCTTACCTCTTCTTGATAATCCTTATTTTCAGCGTTTACGACATATTAAACAAGATGCATTATTATTTTATGTTTTTCCTTCTGCAAAGCATGACCGATTCAGTCATAGTCTTGGCGCGTATCATTTAATGCGTCAAGTTGTTGAAAATAATTCTAAGATGATTAGCAAAGAAGATGCGTTCACGCTTAAAGCTGCTGCGTTACTTCATGATATTGGTCATGGTCCTTATTCTCATACATGGGAGCAGTTAATTGATGGTTTTGATCATGAAGCGATGACAGTGAAAATTATTAATGAAGAATTTAATCTTCCTAATGTTGCAGCTGTTGTTGAAAAAAAACATCCTCTCTCTTCATTGCTCTCCTCAGTTATTGATGTTGATAAACTTGATTACATGGCGCGAGATTCTTATTTCTGTGGCGTGGGGTATGGCTATACTGATGTAGAACGTATTGTTAGATATTTAAGTATTCAAGATGGCAAGCTTTGTATTTCTCCTAAAATATTTTCTTCTGTTGAGCATGTTATTATGAGTAGAATTAATTTGTATAATTCGACATATTTTCATCATTCTGTTATTGTTAAGGATGTTTTAATGAAGAACATTTTTAAGCGTGCTAAAGAACTTTTTTTAGCTAACGAAACCATTTTTGTTGATGAGTTGTTTGCAAAGTTTTTGAGAGGTCAAGGTTCTGTTGATGATTTTCTTTTACTTGATGATAGTGTTATTGAGTTTCATATGAATAAGTGGCGTTTAGAAGAAGATGAAATTCTTGCCGATCTGGTTGCGCGATTTTTTTCTCGAAAGGGTTTTGCTTCAGCAAATAATTTATTCGATACTGTTTCTCCAGAAGCGATTAAAGCAAAAGTTTCCGAAGTTTATGATTCGGCATATTACTTTGCTGATTTTACAATAAAAAAAGGAGTATATGAAAACGAAGCGTATGTTGTAAAATCAAATGGTACTCTTGCGCCGTTATCGCAGCTTTCAGAGCATATTGCGGGAATAGTTAACATTCCCATTAAAAAGCGTTTCATCATTGCGCCAAAAGAATTTCTGAATTAGTTTTTTTACTCGGCCGCATACCGCAAAATAGCACCAACTTTTCCCATGTCTTTAAGTTGTACTCCTTCTCGTGTTTCTGTGCTAATAACTTCAACAGTTGTGCCGACAAGTTCTGCTGCTTCTTCTATTTCATCAATGTTTTTTTCATCAAGTGCTTCTGATACGACGATGGTTTCAACAGCTCCCATATTTGTAAGGCGTAGGACATCATCAAATCCATATGCAACTTTATCTGTTTGTGTTGCTAGTTTTTCAAAAAATGTCCTCATGATTATTTTTTCTTGCATGACTTCTTCATCTGCAAGTATATCTTCGCTTTTTTCAAGAAGTTCTTGAAGTCCAAACTCACCTGTATAGGATAAGTCTTTAATGCCGATTATTTTTCGTTTAAGTTGATCTGTTATATATCCTCCTTCAACGAAATCGTGTTTAGTATGTCCTGGTCCGCCAACAATAATGCCTTGTATTGCGGTTTGATTTTCTAAAAATTCTTCAAGCATGTGTTGTGCTATTCGTTTGTAAAATTCAATTGCCGCTCCTTCCCGAAGTCGCTCGAATCGTTGGGCAGATTGCCCTCCTGTTTTATGTTTTCCAGGAACAGCGCTGTTTAAGTTTTTAAGAGGAATGATTGTTTTTCCTTTTAGAAGTGCGATGGTTCCTTCTCTTTTATCCATGGCAACTAGACCGAAGATGATTTTATCATCAATCATTTCTTTAAGGGGCTCAACGACGAATTCCTTATCGCATCGATACAAGTTTTGTTTAAGGGGTATTGGTGGCTCAACACTCCATACACGGTAATCTTGTCGTCCTTCTTGTTCTGCTGCATTGCCGCTGAACGCAATAAGGCCGTGAGGGGGCGTATTTTTAAACGTTTTGAGATGTTGCACCATTTTTTCAAGGCTTGCAATTACATTGTCTCGAGTGCTTTTGCTTTTAATATTGGTTGCTGTTCCTTGTTCTTGTTGGAGTTGCTGAATTTTTTGATTGATATCATAGCCTGCTGGAATATAAACAGTAATAAGTTCGGTGTGTCGTCCCCTAACTGCTTCAACCTCTTTAACAAAATGTTTGAGGTGGTATTTTTCTTTTGCGCTGATACGCTGCAATTTGTCAGGTTTATCTTCACTCATAGTGTTCACAGAATGATTGTTTTTTTATAAAGCTTTAGTACGGATGGGTATGTTGATTAGGGGGCATTGCCTTAAAGAGTAATTAAGGCAAACAAATAGGTAAATAAATATGCAAATAAATAGGCATACATATTTTGCTTTAAAAAAGCAAAATAATCTTGGTTGCTTATTAATTCTTACTGCGTTTTGCAAGATTTAAGTTTTGTAGTGCTATTGGTTGCTCGTTGTCTGTTGGTTCTTAGTTGTTACTTCTTATTTGTTGTTTGACTTAGTGGTTGTTATTTATCTTCTTGTTTAAGGTCTAGAATGCTTCGTTTATCGTGACTAATAATTTCGCCACTTTTAGCGTCTAGACGCATTATAATCATAGAAAATGTCGCACTTACAACAGTGATATTATACATTGCTTGTCCGCCGATACTTTGCACAATAAGAATAATGCTATTTACTTGTTCTTGCGGATATTTTTCTGCAAGAATCGTTTTTAAAACGTCTAGTGCTTGGTTTGTTGGAATAATGGGCATCATAAGTGTATCAATGGTGCCTCCATCTTTGAATGCTTCTTCTATTCCTTTTAGTTTGATTGGGTTTGTTTCAAAGACTGCTAAATTATCATTTTTTTCAGAATAAAATCCTACTT
The Candidatus Woesearchaeota archaeon DNA segment above includes these coding regions:
- a CDS encoding tRNA uridine(34) 5-carboxymethylaminomethyl modification radical SAM/GNAT enzyme Elp3, translating into MALTDAYIESFFNQLGEDASLDKKGIAQLKLALCKTHKIREVPTDIEMLIRAPKHLAKSFRKRLQTKPNRSLSGVAPVAIMTSPAPCPHGKCTTCPGGIASPWGDIPQSYTGVEPATMRAIRANYDAYLQVFNRLEQYLVTGHVADKVDLIVMGGTFPAREESYQDEFIMYAFKAMNDFSNQFFTSDGVFNLDYFKEFFELPGPVGDEDRTKRIQERILKLKTTSELFLEQEKNETAVIRCIGLTIETRPDFALEPHAKKMLAQGCTRVELGVQSTYDDALAKINRGHTVADNKKAARVLKDFGFKLNFHMMLGLPSVTKEQDIVALKTLFTDSDYQPDMLKLYPCMVLAGTQLEKDFKAGLFTPLATDEAAIIIAESIPFVPKFCRIMRVQRDIPTYRTMGGVARTNLRQYVDIVMKARGIVSKDIRAREAGRKKPTKSADIQTTIMQYSASGGEEFFIAIDDVANDILYGFCRLRFPGAQLSEQFTSKTAIIRELHVYGAAVGIGESVLDATQHKGYGKQLVATAERIAKEHGYNKMLVISGVGVRMYYQKLGYNKELPYMAKLL
- a CDS encoding site-2 protease family protein, whose amino-acid sequence is MSFSQYVADHLSNILTIGFYVLVILLLVIYRKKFDFQGKIIAMRRTKFGVKFIDKYAAKHKETIKILGYVGIGVGFIGMVYIFIYILGAVVKLFTHPAGPAALSPVLPGVNIPGSPLFIPLWVLIPLFIVIVLHELGHGLVAKAHGLKIKSTGFVFFGPLAGAFVEPDEKKLQKANDVVQYSVFAAGPFANALTGAVVLAILALVLNPLTGLMVNQDGFSVSEVTPDFPAAIAGLEPSVTYDMVNGLPVETHEALIEALAVLEPGDAITIGNNTSSYVITTTTHPEDESKAYIGVMGIQTEFVTKENVPQWSFKIMMFLRQFFFWMFVLSLGLGAFNLLPLGPVDGGRMIQLVLLRTVGEKKGHKIWVKLALMLVVIILFLLFVPIIRAVIGA
- a CDS encoding SprT-like domain-containing protein; protein product: MNDELAQRAFLNLFPNRQQPVLVMKYSGKFSDYNGNVRILKAYHSIEKLEFSLSKKFLESEDDVIIGIIQHLLNKVYKTKISTLEQEFYHNFIKHMNRYAERKQSNSYLEKLFWELNETYFNGLLDMPNLKFGQDSTSTLGHYNYSTDTVTISTVLQENEELLRFVLYHELLHKKHLFTTKNGRASYHTKAFREDEKKFNVPDVEKKLAKFVSRKRVRSWF
- a CDS encoding HD domain-containing protein, whose amino-acid sequence is MIIVRDPLYGIIEVENEFLPLLDNPYFQRLRHIKQDALLFYVFPSAKHDRFSHSLGAYHLMRQVVENNSKMISKEDAFTLKAAALLHDIGHGPYSHTWEQLIDGFDHEAMTVKIINEEFNLPNVAAVVEKKHPLSSLLSSVIDVDKLDYMARDSYFCGVGYGYTDVERIVRYLSIQDGKLCISPKIFSSVEHVIMSRINLYNSTYFHHSVIVKDVLMKNIFKRAKELFLANETIFVDELFAKFLRGQGSVDDFLLLDDSVIEFHMNKWRLEEDEILADLVARFFSRKGFASANNLFDTVSPEAIKAKVSEVYDSAYYFADFTIKKGVYENEAYVVKSNGTLAPLSQLSEHIAGIVNIPIKKRFIIAPKEFLN
- the prf1 gene encoding peptide chain release factor aRF-1 yields the protein MQRISAKEKYHLKHFVKEVEAVRGRHTELITVYIPAGYDINQKIQQLQQEQGTATNIKSKSTRDNVIASLEKMVQHLKTFKNTPPHGLIAFSGNAAEQEGRQDYRVWSVEPPIPLKQNLYRCDKEFVVEPLKEMIDDKIIFGLVAMDKREGTIALLKGKTIIPLKNLNSAVPGKHKTGGQSAQRFERLREGAAIEFYKRIAQHMLEEFLENQTAIQGIIVGGPGHTKHDFVEGGYITDQLKRKIIGIKDLSYTGEFGLQELLEKSEDILADEEVMQEKIIMRTFFEKLATQTDKVAYGFDDVLRLTNMGAVETIVVSEALDEKNIDEIEEAAELVGTTVEVISTETREGVQLKDMGKVGAILRYAAE